Within Nitrospirota bacterium, the genomic segment CTCCTTTGCCGTATATCCCGGGGTATCGGAGTTTGCTATGTTTGAGGACAGCACCTTTTGCCTTGCTGTCGTATAGTCCATTAAGGAGGTAAGTGTTTTAACTCCATCATCCATGTGACCGCTCCTCTGTGGGCAATGCCATCTGCAACAAGGGATCAAAAACCCCTTGGCACTAACCCGCTCTCTCTGTGCCGTTTGTTAACATCTAACTCCTTGTCTACCTAAGCAACCCAGTGCCCTGACATTCAACTGCTAGTAATAATGTATCAATAATCATGCCAAATATCATATACTGCTAAAATCTTTAAATTTACTTTAATACCTACCACCAAACTCATTGTTTATAAAGCATAATTTAGCGTACAATATCACCTTGCCCAATCGTATAAGGCGTCAAAAAACGGTTGAAAACCGTTATTTGAGCGCCAAAAAACCTACACACCGGGAAAATCTTTCCCATATTCGTTTAATTTATTTCGTATCGTTCTGACACTTACGCCAAGAATCTTAGCAGCCTTGGTTTTATTTCCGTCAACTTCTTTTAGTGTCTTAAAGATTAGGTCTTTCTCCATTGCCCTTATCCCTTTTGAGTCAGAATCTGTCACAGGAGCAACAGGGTCGTTAAATAAGAAATCATCTGTATCTATAAACTCGGTGCGGGAAAGCAGCACTGCCCTGTGAATGACATTTTCAAGTTCCCGGATATTTCCTCTCCACGGGTTTTTCTCAATAATAGAGATAGCTTCTTTTTTAATACCCTTAACGTTTTTGCCAAGCAGTGAGGCATATTTCTTAACAAAATACTCACTCAGTGCAATCACATCCTCGGGGCGCTCCCTGAGGGGCGGTATATGAAGCGGAAAGACACTGAGCCTGTAATAGAGGTCCTCTCTGAATCTGCCCTCGGTGCTTTCCTTGTAAAGATCCCTGTTGGTAGTGGCGATTACTCTTGTGTCTATAGGAATGGTCTGTTTACCTCCGACCCGGTCTAACTCCTTTTCCTGGAGCACCCTGAGTAACTTTGCCTGAAGAGGGAGCGGCATCTCCCCTATTTCATCTAAAAGGATGGTTCCGCCGCTTGCCAGCTCAAACTTACCAAGTTTTCTGTCCGTTGCACCCGTAAATGCCCCCTTTTCGTGTCCAAACAGCTCAGACTCCAGCAGGTTTTCCGGTATTGCAGCACAGTTTACACCAACAAACTGTTTTTGCTTTCTTTGGCTTGATTGATGAATAAACCTTGCTACAAGTTCCTTACCGGTGCCGCTTTCGCCGTAAATCAACACGGTTGTGTCTCCAGAGGCAACCTCGTTAGCAAGCATCAGGATTTTTTTCATCCTCTGGTTTTCCGTGATTATTTCCTTTACTGAGTTCATTCCCTCCATTATGGAGTTTATCTTACGGGTGAGGGTGTCAAAGGAAAACGGTTTCATGAGGTAGTCGGATGCCCCTTCTTTCATAGCCTCAACAGCATTTTCAACCGTACCAAAGCCAGTTATCACAAGCACCGGCAGACTGCCCACGCGCTTTTTAACCTCTTTGAGAAAAGTAAGGCCGTCCATCTTAGGCATCTTCATATCGGTCACAACCAACGCAATAGGAGTAGTTGCAAGTTTATTCAGGGCATCCTGGCCGTTTTCAGCCACCACTGCCGCAAACCCAAGCCGCTTTATGGCCTCCCTCAGAGCATCCCTCATCTGGGGGTCATCATCAACTACAAGTATGGGTTTCATCTAAAATATCCACTCCTTAACTTTCTATTGTATAAAACAACAAAGACCACACCTGCCTCTTCATATAATACAACTTTTCGCTGTTTTTTGCCACTATCTTAAACGTCATGGTAATTTTTATTTCGATTTTTTCATTTTGTATCTTGATAATGGTTTGGGGTATCGCGATATTTTTCATTGTATAGCATAAAAAATATTAGACATAATAATGAAGGTAGAACAATCTTCCATTAGTGTACATTATGGTGCATTATTTATAGAGGTTTATTGAGCAAAAAAAACAAACAAGTAGGTTCAATGCTGTTGAGTTCAAAGTAATAATCTGTATAAATTTTTTCATCTGTTCATCTGTTGTGCGGGCGGAGCTCGCAATAAGACTTTTTAAGCGGCGGAACGCCGATTAAAAAAATCGTTACATCATAAGCACACCAAACTGACATAATATTAAACCACCCAATCGTAATCAAAAACATGGGGTTAAGGGGTCGAGACCCATTACAGGTGAGGGTCTAAGGGAGAGGGCAGCGCCCACTCCCTTATCACTTTATCTAACTTCTGGCGCAGTCCGCGTGGCTGCCCTTGATTTTTTCAAGAGCATGGGGGATAACGCCGGTTACTACGGCAAGGTTTTCTCTTACAGCTTTTGTGCTCCCTGGAAGGTTAATTATCAGAGTCTGTTTGTAAACGCCAACTACAGCACGTGAGAGCATTGATCTGTCGGTTTTTTTAAGTCCCTCTGCTCTCATTGCCTCTGCCATTCCTGGGATTTCACGCTCTATTACTTCAGATGTGGCATCAGGCGTAACATCATCCGGAGTTAACCCAGTGCCTCCGGTTGTTATAATCAAATCAGAAATATGGGAAAGCTCAATGAGTTTTTCCTTAATTATCGCCTTATTATCGGGCACAACTTTATAAGATACCGTCTCTATGCCGATGTTTTTTAAAATTTCGCTTACCACAGGGCCGCTTTCATCCTCACGCTTTCCGGCATGTCCCCGTGTGCTAACAGTTATTACCGATGCCTTAAACATCGGTGTCCTGAGTTACTACAATAACGTTATCGCCGGGTCTTAGCAGTCCACCTTTCAGGATTTTCACAAAAATCCCCTCTTTAGGCATAACACAATCTCCTGCCTGATAGTATATCTCACAGTGGCTGTGGCATTCCTTGCCAATCTGAGTCACCTCTGCCTCTATATCGCTGCCCAGTAGCATTTTTGTACCGATTTTAAGCTCAGGCAGAGGAATTCCCTCAGTCGTTATGTTTTCGGCAAAATCACCGCTGTCAACATCAAGCCCCAGCGCCTGCATTTTTCGTATGCTCTCTATCGCAAGGAGACTCACCTGCCTGTGCCACGACGAGGAGGCATGGGCATCACCCTCGATTCCAAAATTATCCCTGACAACGGCCTCCTTCACAGGCTTCTTTCGCATTCCCTTGCCAGGGCTTATGTTTATTGACACCACTTTGCCTGTCACAGTGTTACATTTTACCACATACTACCGGAAAAATTAAAATAGAAAGTACAAATCTGGAAAACATAGCAGTTTTTAATAAAGAGCTGCTCCAAGGGCAGCCAGCATATCCGGCGTTTCGTGTACGTGGATGTTTTTCTGAAGTGTGTCTTTAAACATGTCAACCAGAGTGCCGTTTAATGCGCATCCGCCTGCAAACACAATATCATCTTTAACATCTATACGTTTAGTCAGAGCAGTTACTTTTTGTGTTACACTGCTATGTAACGCATATGAGATCGCCTCTCTTTTTATTCCCTTGTTAATTAATCCAATAACCTCGGACTCTGCAAACACCGTGCACATGCTGTTAATGGATATGTTACTGTTATCGGAGGGATAACCATCCCTGCCAAATTCCCTGATATCGTAGCCGAGGGCTTTAGCCATAATCTCAAGAAAACGCCCGGTGCCTGCAGCGCACCGGTCGTTCATCTCAAAAGACTGAACTCCTCCGTCTTGTTTTAAAGATATTACTTTGGTATCCTGTCCGCCTATGTCTATCACAGTGCGGCAGCATGGAAAAACCTCTCTGGCTCCACGGGCTACCGCCTTTATTTCGGTTATAGTGTTTGCATTGCCGCTGATCTCCATTAAATGCCTGCCATAACCGGTTGCCGTAAGTCTGTCTGCTCTGTCAGAATCAAACAACTCCTCACATACCGACATGGGATTATGTCCGGTTTCTTTTTTGTAAAACGAAACAGCGCCGTCTTTATCTATAACGGCGTATTTGATAAACCTGGAACCGATATCCAACCCTGCTCGCTTCAATTACTGTTACCCTCACGGATAACCTCAAGGAACGCCTCCACCCTAGTTTTAAGCTGCCCCATATCCTCAAGAGAGTAATCGGTTTCAATCCGCAGAAAAGGCATATCTTTTTCTTTGAAAACACTCTGTACCTTATACGATTCCATCATGTAAAGCGTGCAAAATAAGAGTGCATAGTGAATAATTCCGTTAGCATTAAGAGTTTTCATCATCTCCTCAAGATTATCCAACCGCTCAGTATTTGGAGTAAAACAAGCGCAGTCTATAGTCATATACCTCTCAGCTATCGCCTCAATGCCACCCTCAACTGTAGAGAAATTAGTGTCAAGCAAGGTACGGTAGTTCCTCTCTCCCACACATGACTCTTCACCAACAACGACTGCCCCTGAACCCTCTATAACTGCATGAAGTTTCCAGTTGGGAATTGCCATAGGAGAGCCTGCTATCATGACCCTTGGACTGCCCTTTGGCGCAACTCCGACGCCACTCTTAACACGTTTATCGAGTTCATCGCAGAGTTCGTTTAGTTTAGCGGTAAATCTTACCGGATTGTCAAAAAACGATATCTGGTTAATCAAGAGCGCATCAAGGCCGGATATAGGAGCATGGTCAGCAGC encodes:
- a CDS encoding MogA/MoaB family molybdenum cofactor biosynthesis protein, which gives rise to MFKASVITVSTRGHAGKREDESGPVVSEILKNIGIETVSYKVVPDNKAIIKEKLIELSHISDLIITTGGTGLTPDDVTPDATSEVIEREIPGMAEAMRAEGLKKTDRSMLSRAVVGVYKQTLIINLPGSTKAVRENLAVVTGVIPHALEKIKGSHADCARS
- a CDS encoding sigma-54-dependent Fis family transcriptional regulator, giving the protein MKPILVVDDDPQMRDALREAIKRLGFAAVVAENGQDALNKLATTPIALVVTDMKMPKMDGLTFLKEVKKRVGSLPVLVITGFGTVENAVEAMKEGASDYLMKPFSFDTLTRKINSIMEGMNSVKEIITENQRMKKILMLANEVASGDTTVLIYGESGTGKELVARFIHQSSQRKQKQFVGVNCAAIPENLLESELFGHEKGAFTGATDRKLGKFELASGGTILLDEIGEMPLPLQAKLLRVLQEKELDRVGGKQTIPIDTRVIATTNRDLYKESTEGRFREDLYYRLSVFPLHIPPLRERPEDVIALSEYFVKKYASLLGKNVKGIKKEAISIIEKNPWRGNIRELENVIHRAVLLSRTEFIDTDDFLFNDPVAPVTDSDSKGIRAMEKDLIFKTLKEVDGNKTKAAKILGVSVRTIRNKLNEYGKDFPGV
- a CDS encoding MOSC domain-containing protein, encoding MTGKVVSINISPGKGMRKKPVKEAVVRDNFGIEGDAHASSSWHRQVSLLAIESIRKMQALGLDVDSGDFAENITTEGIPLPELKIGTKMLLGSDIEAEVTQIGKECHSHCEIYYQAGDCVMPKEGIFVKILKGGLLRPGDNVIVVTQDTDV